From a region of the Laspinema palackyanum D2c genome:
- a CDS encoding glycoside hydrolase family 15 protein, which translates to MTLTSTERQTRLDYYYHQIQSLILVRQNPITGLLPASTAINAHGDYTDAWVRDNVYSILAVWGLALAYRKMDDSQGRTYELEHSVVKLMRGLLFCMMRQADKVERFKETQSLLDCLHAKFDTHTGDTVVGDNEWGHLQLDATSIFLLMLAQMSVSGLSIIYTVDEVNFIQNLVYYIGRAYRTPDYGIWERGNKINKGNPELNASSIGMALAALEAINGVNLFGVKGSQNSVIHVLADEIARARQTLESILPRESSSKEVDAALLSIITFPAFAIEDGPLCDRTKQKVIKKLQGKYGCKRFLRDGHQTVLEDPWRLHYEPWELKKFENIECEWPLFFTYLFLDGIFRGDRTQTEEYKERLNSLVVESYGLKLLPELYYVPADKVEAERANPQTQPRLPNENLPLVWAQSLYFLGLMLDEGLLDRGDIDPLGRRRTLTGRRQPVVQIALLAEDEDLQTELAYHGIATQTPAEVEPIQVRQARDLSQVYRQIGRNDKLGLTGRPVRRLRSLTSSNIFRIRGETIVFLPSFLNQQEFYLTLDYHFLVSNIKGELAYIHRHWWRYPQIGGHGVGRPTVTLLLTHAMLETDGRGEGFLPALLELMKELRDGHCAGTPVKLGRLNQLMLTGSIERIDFLHEFQFSENPVQNAAPACYFLAYDAEKNGPLSHTQEFMLESETDPGLLLDSLRSSCNLYEQIELLHTLYRLRGLEFETGLAGPGRRVTVADLLNEVYFKAGTGKAIGDCTLAGSTKRKTPRTEGNSTENAAQKQIHWSVVRRAAGLLNKVDIGLSDAVTDILVRQKQITVGKAYSEASLISRPMSYTEIVDKIRLFCGEDIRDRVLTQEILLYLGLLIKAEPDLFDGLLTLRVSYLILLITSELAKELNLTQDEAYERVMELSPFEINNRLREVLKGYAGMNKLLKKQESLHVQQQEQEIDWVVLPSPNETEEISGNWHRRRQLDGAAGRVPKEFYPRVWQVMQHCKGLVIGDKLERRNRLDSELILAEMTPGEKNFALRVEHLLNKIQAPEYRQVNIETLMELAEICDRNPDLQIQEYIVLDVLIGHAVRLAWIEGHPERSDCYDEDKALAWPSFYNTSPYVCASFVVKAFRYLTKFGKAIAVG; encoded by the coding sequence ATGACCCTAACCTCAACCGAACGTCAAACCCGATTAGACTATTACTATCACCAGATCCAGTCCCTCATTCTGGTTCGCCAAAATCCGATTACAGGGCTGTTACCGGCTTCTACCGCCATCAACGCCCACGGGGACTATACCGATGCCTGGGTGCGCGACAATGTTTATAGCATTCTCGCCGTTTGGGGGTTGGCCCTCGCTTATCGCAAAATGGATGATTCCCAAGGACGCACTTATGAGTTAGAACATAGTGTGGTGAAGTTGATGCGGGGATTGCTGTTTTGTATGATGCGACAAGCGGACAAGGTGGAACGCTTCAAAGAAACCCAATCTCTGTTGGATTGTTTACACGCTAAATTCGATACCCATACCGGAGATACAGTCGTCGGAGATAATGAATGGGGACATCTCCAACTTGATGCAACTTCAATCTTTTTGTTGATGTTAGCTCAAATGTCCGTTTCCGGGTTATCCATCATTTATACGGTGGATGAGGTTAATTTTATTCAAAACTTGGTTTATTATATTGGCCGAGCGTATCGCACTCCGGATTATGGCATCTGGGAACGGGGAAATAAAATTAATAAAGGCAATCCGGAGTTAAATGCTTCTTCGATTGGCATGGCACTGGCGGCATTGGAAGCGATTAATGGGGTGAATTTGTTTGGGGTCAAAGGGTCTCAAAATTCGGTGATTCATGTCCTGGCGGATGAAATTGCCCGGGCAAGGCAGACGTTGGAATCGATTCTGCCTCGGGAATCGAGTTCTAAGGAAGTGGATGCGGCGTTGTTGAGTATTATCACATTTCCGGCGTTTGCGATCGAGGATGGTCCGTTATGCGATCGCACTAAACAGAAGGTCATCAAAAAATTACAAGGGAAATACGGCTGCAAGCGGTTTTTGCGGGATGGACATCAAACGGTTTTGGAAGACCCCTGGCGCTTGCATTACGAACCCTGGGAACTGAAAAAGTTTGAGAATATCGAATGTGAGTGGCCGTTATTTTTCACTTACTTGTTTTTGGATGGGATTTTTAGAGGCGATCGCACCCAAACCGAAGAGTATAAAGAACGCCTCAACTCCTTGGTTGTCGAATCCTACGGATTGAAACTCCTCCCTGAGTTGTATTACGTTCCCGCAGACAAGGTAGAAGCCGAACGTGCCAATCCCCAGACTCAACCGCGTCTCCCCAATGAAAATCTCCCCTTAGTCTGGGCGCAAAGTCTATATTTCCTGGGTCTGATGCTGGATGAAGGGTTATTAGACCGAGGGGATATCGACCCATTAGGACGTCGCCGCACCCTCACAGGACGCCGCCAACCTGTGGTGCAAATCGCCTTGCTTGCGGAAGATGAAGACCTCCAAACCGAACTCGCCTATCATGGCATCGCCACCCAAACTCCGGCAGAAGTCGAACCGATCCAAGTGCGACAAGCACGAGACCTCTCCCAAGTCTATCGGCAAATTGGCCGAAATGATAAATTAGGGCTAACCGGACGACCCGTGCGCCGGTTGCGGAGTCTCACAAGTTCTAATATTTTTCGGATTCGCGGAGAAACGATTGTCTTCTTGCCGTCATTTTTAAACCAGCAGGAGTTTTATCTCACCTTAGATTATCACTTTTTAGTGTCAAATATCAAGGGTGAACTGGCCTATATCCATCGCCATTGGTGGCGCTATCCTCAAATTGGGGGTCATGGAGTAGGACGTCCTACGGTAACCTTGCTGCTAACTCATGCCATGTTAGAAACCGATGGGCGTGGTGAGGGATTTCTCCCAGCATTGCTGGAACTGATGAAAGAATTGCGCGATGGGCACTGTGCAGGAACCCCGGTGAAGTTGGGACGACTGAATCAATTGATGCTCACCGGCAGCATTGAACGGATTGATTTTCTCCATGAATTTCAGTTTAGTGAGAATCCCGTACAAAATGCGGCCCCCGCTTGTTATTTTTTGGCTTACGATGCGGAGAAAAATGGGCCGTTAAGTCATACTCAGGAGTTCATGCTAGAGAGTGAAACCGATCCGGGATTATTGTTGGATAGCTTGCGCTCTTCTTGTAATTTGTATGAGCAAATCGAATTGTTGCATACCCTGTATCGCTTGCGGGGATTAGAGTTTGAGACGGGACTGGCAGGACCCGGACGCCGAGTGACGGTGGCCGATTTGCTGAATGAAGTCTATTTTAAGGCAGGAACCGGGAAGGCGATCGGGGATTGTACCCTTGCCGGAAGTACCAAACGAAAGACTCCGAGAACCGAGGGGAATAGCACCGAGAATGCGGCACAAAAGCAGATTCATTGGTCCGTTGTCCGTCGCGCCGCAGGGTTGTTGAATAAAGTAGATATTGGGTTATCCGATGCGGTGACGGATATCCTGGTCCGACAAAAGCAGATTACCGTCGGGAAAGCTTACAGTGAGGCATCCCTGATTTCTCGTCCGATGTCTTATACAGAAATTGTGGACAAAATTCGGCTGTTTTGCGGAGAGGACATTCGCGATCGCGTCTTGACTCAGGAGATTTTACTCTATCTGGGGTTATTAATCAAAGCCGAACCCGACTTATTTGATGGATTGCTAACCCTGCGCGTGAGTTACTTAATCTTGCTGATTACCAGTGAACTCGCCAAAGAATTAAACCTCACCCAAGATGAAGCTTATGAACGGGTGATGGAATTAAGTCCCTTTGAAATTAATAATCGCTTGCGGGAAGTCTTGAAAGGATATGCAGGGATGAATAAACTTTTGAAAAAACAAGAATCTCTGCACGTTCAACAACAGGAACAAGAAATTGACTGGGTAGTGCTTCCTTCCCCCAATGAAACCGAGGAAATCTCAGGAAATTGGCACCGACGGCGACAGTTAGATGGCGCGGCAGGACGAGTCCCGAAAGAGTTTTATCCTCGGGTGTGGCAAGTCATGCAACATTGTAAAGGGTTAGTGATTGGGGATAAATTAGAGCGCCGCAACCGCTTAGATAGTGAGTTGATTTTAGCAGAAATGACCCCCGGAGAAAAGAATTTTGCTTTGCGGGTGGAACATTTGCTGAATAAAATTCAAGCACCGGAATACCGACAGGTAAATATTGAAACTTTGATGGAACTCGCGGAAATTTGCGATCGCAACCCCGATTTACAGATTCAGGAATACATCGTCCTGGATGTATTAATTGGTCATGCGGTGCGATTAGCCTGGATTGAAGGTCATCCGGAACGAAGCGATTGCTATGATGAAGATAAAGCCTTGGCATGGCCTTCATTTTACAATACTTCCCCTTATGTTTGCGCCAGTTTTGTGGTGAAAGCATTCCGCTACCTGACCAAATTTGGCAAGGCGATCGCAGTCGGGTAA
- a CDS encoding Uma2 family endonuclease produces MVQTPSKSLTLEEFLKLPETKPASEYIEGEIIQKPMPQGEHSTIQSELIIAITAVVKPTKIARAFPELRCIFDGRTIVPDIAVFTWDRIPRRENGRVANVFNDSPDWIIEILSPEQRVAKLTKKILHALKHGTQMGWLIDPTEQTIWVYYPHQPLEVFDEPEQQIPVPAFASDLRLTVAEIFGWLLE; encoded by the coding sequence ATGGTCCAAACCCCATCTAAATCTTTAACCTTAGAAGAATTTCTCAAACTCCCCGAAACCAAACCCGCGAGTGAATATATTGAAGGCGAAATCATCCAAAAGCCAATGCCACAAGGAGAACATAGCACAATTCAATCTGAACTAATTATCGCGATTACTGCCGTTGTTAAGCCCACCAAAATAGCCCGAGCTTTCCCAGAATTGCGGTGTATCTTTGATGGACGGACCATTGTGCCAGATATCGCTGTCTTTACGTGGGACCGAATTCCCAGGAGAGAAAATGGTAGAGTAGCCAATGTGTTTAACGACTCTCCCGATTGGATCATAGAAATACTCTCTCCCGAACAAAGAGTTGCAAAATTAACAAAAAAAATTCTACACGCTCTCAAACACGGGACTCAAATGGGCTGGCTCATTGACCCCACGGAACAGACTATTTGGGTATATTATCCTCACCAACCACTCGAAGTCTTTGATGAACCTGAACAGCAAATTCCTGTTCCTGCCTTTGCCAGTGACTTGCGACTAACTGTGGCAGAGATATTTGGCTGGCTGTTAGAATAG
- a CDS encoding LL-diaminopimelate aminotransferase codes for MATINDNYLKLKAGYLFPEIARRVNAFAEANPDAKIIKLGIGDVTEPLPEACRKAMVKAVEDMGDRSQFKGYGPEQGYAWLREKIATHDFQSRGCAIDASEIFISDGSKCDTGNILDIFGNNNKIAVTDPVYPVYVDTNVMAGHTGPANDKGEYEGLVYLPISAENNFTAELPTEKVDLIYLCFPNNPTGATATKDYLKKWVDYAKANGSIIFFDAAYEAFITDPNLPHSIYEIEGAKDCAIEFRSFSKNAGFTGTRCALTVVPKTLTAKASDGSDVEVWKLWNRRQSTKFNGVSYIVQRGAEAVYSEEGQAQVKELVSFYLENATIIREKLTAAGLSVYGGVNAPYVWVKTPNGLSSWDFFDKLLQVVNVVGTPGSGFGAAGEGYFRISAFNSRKNVEEAMQRITENLKV; via the coding sequence ATGGCAACGATTAACGACAACTACCTCAAACTTAAAGCGGGTTACCTGTTTCCCGAAATTGCTCGTCGGGTGAATGCCTTTGCCGAGGCGAATCCGGACGCCAAAATCATCAAACTTGGCATTGGCGATGTCACGGAACCCCTACCGGAAGCTTGCCGCAAAGCGATGGTAAAAGCGGTGGAAGATATGGGCGATCGCAGCCAATTTAAAGGGTACGGACCCGAACAAGGGTATGCCTGGTTGCGCGAGAAAATTGCCACCCACGACTTCCAATCCCGAGGATGCGCGATCGATGCCTCAGAAATCTTCATCTCCGATGGTTCTAAGTGCGATACCGGCAACATTCTCGACATTTTCGGCAACAACAACAAAATCGCCGTGACTGACCCGGTTTATCCCGTCTACGTTGATACAAACGTCATGGCAGGACATACCGGACCCGCCAATGATAAAGGAGAGTATGAGGGATTAGTCTATCTCCCCATTAGTGCGGAAAATAATTTTACCGCCGAACTTCCCACCGAGAAAGTTGATTTAATTTACCTCTGTTTCCCCAATAATCCCACGGGTGCAACTGCCACAAAAGACTACCTGAAAAAATGGGTAGACTATGCCAAAGCCAATGGTTCCATTATATTCTTTGATGCGGCATACGAAGCCTTCATTACTGACCCCAATTTGCCTCACTCCATCTATGAAATAGAAGGCGCAAAAGATTGTGCGATCGAGTTTCGTTCTTTCTCCAAAAATGCGGGATTTACCGGCACTCGTTGCGCTTTAACCGTAGTTCCAAAAACCTTAACGGCAAAAGCCTCCGATGGGTCTGATGTCGAAGTTTGGAAACTCTGGAATCGCCGCCAATCCACCAAATTTAATGGCGTTTCTTACATTGTCCAACGCGGTGCAGAAGCAGTTTACTCCGAGGAAGGACAAGCACAAGTTAAAGAATTGGTCAGTTTCTATTTAGAAAATGCCACAATTATCCGCGAGAAATTAACCGCTGCCGGATTGTCAGTTTATGGTGGTGTGAATGCACCTTACGTCTGGGTGAAAACTCCAAATGGATTATCCAGTTGGGATTTCTTTGATAAATTGCTGCAAGTGGTGAATGTCGTTGGAACTCCCGGTTCGGGTTTTGGCGCTGCTGGGGAAGGATACTTCCGCATTTCTGCCTTTAATAGCCGGAAAAATGTGGAGGAAGCGATGCAGCGGATTACGGAAAATTTGAAAGTCTAG
- a CDS encoding class I SAM-dependent methyltransferase, protein MNNSRIHNDYKQQIADYFNRRTNYDQEGDFHPIVAHHLIQCADIQPGQHILDIATGTGLVAIEAAQIVGNSGSVVGVDLSEGMLRRSQAKITAAALTNIELQQGDIETIDFPNNSFDRIFCCCGIPYIPNIPTNLRRWQRFLKPGGIIAITGVAETAYMFRHILTKIAKSYEIQLPNWNESIGTVEKCNRLLQTSGFEVIQVTEEQFGEYLSLESAQKLWDIIIKNPLTFFNFVQLLNSEQLEAAKAQYLADLETLVTDKGIWNDITLFYIVGRKPIGS, encoded by the coding sequence ATGAATAATTCTCGGATTCATAATGACTATAAACAACAAATTGCTGATTACTTTAATCGCCGGACTAACTATGACCAAGAAGGCGATTTTCATCCCATTGTTGCCCATCATCTCATCCAATGCGCTGACATTCAACCGGGACAGCATATCTTAGACATCGCCACGGGAACGGGTCTAGTTGCTATTGAAGCAGCCCAAATTGTAGGGAATAGCGGGTCAGTGGTGGGAGTCGATTTGTCCGAGGGAATGTTAAGGCGATCGCAGGCCAAAATCACCGCTGCTGCTTTAACCAATATCGAACTCCAACAAGGAGATATCGAAACCATCGACTTTCCAAATAACAGCTTTGACCGCATTTTTTGCTGTTGCGGTATTCCTTACATTCCCAACATTCCCACTAATTTACGCCGTTGGCAAAGATTTCTCAAACCCGGTGGCATCATCGCGATTACCGGAGTTGCTGAAACTGCTTATATGTTTAGACATATTTTAACAAAAATCGCCAAAAGTTACGAAATCCAATTGCCGAATTGGAACGAATCCATAGGAACGGTAGAAAAATGTAACCGCCTCTTACAAACATCTGGTTTTGAAGTAATTCAAGTCACCGAAGAACAATTTGGAGAGTATTTGAGCTTAGAGTCTGCTCAAAAGTTATGGGATATTATCATCAAAAATCCTCTCACTTTTTTTAACTTCGTCCAACTCTTGAATTCAGAACAATTAGAGGCTGCTAAAGCACAATATTTAGCGGACTTAGAAACATTAGTCACGGATAAAGGGATCTGGAACGACATCACCCTATTTTATATCGTCGGACGCAAACCCATCGGCAGCTAA
- a CDS encoding dienelactone hydrolase family protein yields the protein MKPLTRRQFIKVSAIAAGFALAAHPIFAQQVITTDSEGLTAGEVTIPVADGEIPAYRAMPARGQNFPIVLVIQEIFGVHEHIQDVCRRFAKQGYLAIAPEMFARQGDVSQMEDIQQIISEVVSKVPDEQVMSDLDATVAWAQNSSNGNPEKLGITGFCWGGRIVWLYSAHNPQVTAGVAWYGRLVGESTPLTPQHPIDIAEELTVPILGLYGGDDDLIPNDTVEQMRDRLASGNTNSEIILYPDTPHGFYADYRPTYRPDEAADAWSRLLTWFEQYGVA from the coding sequence ATGAAACCTTTAACCCGCCGACAATTCATCAAAGTGAGTGCGATCGCCGCTGGATTTGCCCTTGCCGCCCATCCAATTTTCGCCCAACAAGTCATCACCACCGATAGCGAAGGATTAACCGCTGGTGAAGTGACTATCCCCGTTGCTGATGGAGAAATCCCCGCCTATCGCGCCATGCCTGCCAGGGGACAAAACTTCCCGATTGTGCTAGTCATCCAGGAAATTTTCGGGGTTCATGAACATATCCAGGATGTCTGCCGCAGATTTGCGAAACAGGGTTATCTGGCGATCGCCCCAGAAATGTTTGCCCGACAGGGAGATGTCTCCCAAATGGAAGACATCCAGCAAATAATCTCCGAAGTCGTATCTAAAGTACCCGATGAACAAGTGATGTCGGACCTCGATGCTACCGTTGCTTGGGCACAAAACAGCAGTAACGGCAACCCCGAAAAGCTGGGCATCACTGGATTTTGCTGGGGAGGACGAATCGTCTGGTTGTATAGCGCCCATAACCCCCAAGTCACCGCAGGAGTCGCCTGGTATGGGCGATTAGTCGGTGAATCCACCCCCCTAACTCCCCAACATCCCATCGATATCGCCGAGGAATTAACCGTTCCCATCCTCGGATTATACGGCGGTGACGATGACTTGATTCCTAACGATACTGTCGAACAAATGCGCGATCGCCTCGCCTCCGGCAACACCAACTCCGAAATCATCCTCTATCCCGACACCCCCCACGGATTCTATGCCGACTACCGTCCCACCTACCGCCCAGACGAAGCAGCAGATGCCTGGAGTCGCCTTCTCACTTGGTTTGAACAGTACGGCGTTGCCTAA
- a CDS encoding TRAFAC clade GTPase domain-containing protein, with amino-acid sequence MQELKVTMLGPSGVGKTSLLTAMYEQFERSIGQTNLQLTPDLESAALLQERLAELKTLPDSFETKGWMQSTEDHKSFIFELGRRGAIPSLALHFQDYPGEYLAAKSSREEKERVETFVRESAAVAIAIDTPALMEKNGQWHDAVNKPQQIANLFQRVYRELESPRLVIFAPVRCEKYLQDEKSSAELVRQVQAGYARVLDLLRSESLLSKVVVIITPVQTVGTVVFSRIEMMDGKPLFIFRKTSHDAQYNPQDSEQPLRYLLRFLLRLHLDRRNLGLFNFIRDWLGLDNHLKDAVREFAKGCKNTGAYAVLQGQNWLNIG; translated from the coding sequence ATGCAGGAATTAAAAGTCACCATGCTGGGACCCAGTGGCGTGGGTAAAACCAGCCTTTTGACTGCCATGTATGAGCAATTTGAACGCAGTATTGGACAAACCAATTTGCAACTGACCCCAGATTTAGAAAGTGCAGCTTTGCTACAAGAACGATTAGCTGAACTGAAAACCCTACCGGACAGTTTTGAAACCAAAGGATGGATGCAAAGTACGGAAGACCATAAATCTTTTATATTTGAGTTGGGTAGAAGAGGGGCAATTCCCTCATTAGCGCTACACTTTCAAGATTATCCCGGAGAATATCTAGCCGCCAAAAGTTCGCGGGAAGAAAAGGAACGAGTGGAGACATTTGTGCGGGAATCGGCAGCAGTGGCGATCGCCATTGATACCCCTGCCTTAATGGAAAAAAACGGCCAATGGCATGATGCGGTCAATAAACCCCAACAAATTGCCAATTTATTTCAACGAGTCTATCGCGAATTAGAGTCTCCCCGATTGGTGATTTTTGCCCCAGTCCGCTGCGAAAAATACTTACAAGATGAAAAAAGCAGTGCGGAATTAGTCCGGCAGGTACAAGCGGGATATGCCAGGGTATTAGATTTATTGCGTTCGGAATCATTACTCTCAAAAGTCGTGGTGATTATCACCCCAGTTCAAACCGTAGGAACTGTGGTCTTTTCCCGCATTGAAATGATGGATGGTAAACCGTTATTTATTTTCAGAAAAACCAGTCACGATGCCCAATACAATCCCCAAGACAGCGAACAGCCTTTGCGCTATTTGTTACGGTTTTTGCTAAGACTGCATTTGGACCGACGCAATTTAGGCTTGTTTAATTTTATCCGAGATTGGTTAGGATTGGATAATCACCTCAAAGATGCAGTCCGGGAATTTGCAAAAGGCTGTAAAAATACGGGTGCTTATGCGGTGTTGCAGGGTCAAAATTGGCTGAATATTGGATAG
- a CDS encoding AAA family ATPase, translated as MIDDLEIIKRRTLNVEAIRESPLHLDNKVTNGVNPGIELVIFIGLQGAGKSTFYQTHFAETHALVSKDLMRNNKRPARRQAFLIAEHLKSGTSLVVDNTNPTLGDRLAIIEIAQNYQAKIIGYYFNSKIADCLTRNRQRDGKARIPDYALYMTRNKLVPPNYSEGFHQLFQVKIAQNPGTFEIHPWTPEENLGPESI; from the coding sequence ATGATAGATGACTTGGAAATTATCAAAAGGCGAACCCTAAACGTAGAGGCGATTCGCGAATCGCCTCTACATTTAGATAACAAGGTTACCAATGGCGTAAATCCGGGGATAGAATTGGTAATATTTATCGGCTTGCAAGGGGCGGGGAAAAGCACCTTTTATCAAACCCATTTCGCCGAAACCCATGCTTTGGTGAGTAAAGATTTGATGCGAAACAATAAAAGACCCGCCCGCAGACAAGCCTTTTTAATCGCCGAACATCTCAAATCTGGAACCTCTTTAGTGGTGGATAATACCAATCCCACCCTGGGCGATCGCCTCGCTATCATTGAAATTGCACAAAACTATCAGGCCAAGATTATCGGCTATTATTTTAACTCCAAAATTGCCGATTGCCTCACCCGCAATCGACAACGAGATGGAAAAGCCCGAATCCCGGATTACGCACTCTATATGACTCGCAATAAATTAGTCCCCCCGAACTACTCCGAAGGATTTCATCAGTTATTTCAGGTCAAAATAGCCCAGAATCCAGGAACCTTTGAAATTCATCCTTGGACCCCGGAGGAAAACCTTGGACCCGAATCAATTTGA